The following proteins are encoded in a genomic region of Saccharopolyspora antimicrobica:
- a CDS encoding alpha/beta fold hydrolase, with protein MPFVKSADQAEIYYETHGSGEPLVLLSGQANTHHWWDNVRADFEADHQVVLLDYLGTGQSGKPADAEYSVRRFATDVICVLDELGIARAHVYGTSMGGKVAQWLAIDYADHIGALVLGCTSVGGVHGLRPAAEITRALAQPSAQAARDVLIDLMYSPEWVREHPGPYVTLGGPMPGHARRAHLRASNHHDSWAVLDQITAPTLVLHGTDDVFSPVDNAAILADRIPGAEVHYLAGARHAYFEEKRAEASGAVLGFLAAHPLG; from the coding sequence GTGCCGTTCGTGAAAAGCGCTGACCAAGCCGAGATCTACTACGAAACGCACGGCAGCGGGGAACCGCTGGTGCTGCTCAGCGGGCAGGCCAACACCCACCACTGGTGGGACAACGTGCGTGCCGACTTCGAGGCGGACCACCAGGTGGTCCTGCTGGACTACCTGGGCACCGGGCAGAGCGGCAAACCCGCCGACGCCGAGTACAGCGTCCGCCGCTTCGCCACCGACGTGATCTGCGTCCTCGACGAGCTCGGCATCGCCCGCGCGCACGTGTACGGCACTTCCATGGGCGGCAAGGTCGCCCAGTGGCTGGCCATCGACTACGCCGACCACATCGGCGCACTGGTCCTGGGCTGCACCTCCGTCGGCGGCGTGCACGGCCTGCGCCCCGCTGCGGAGATCACCCGCGCGCTGGCGCAGCCGTCGGCGCAAGCCGCCCGCGATGTCCTGATCGACCTGATGTACAGCCCGGAATGGGTGCGCGAGCACCCCGGCCCGTACGTCACCCTGGGCGGCCCGATGCCCGGTCACGCCCGCCGCGCGCACCTGCGCGCCAGCAACCACCACGACAGCTGGGCGGTGCTCGACCAGATCACCGCACCGACGCTGGTGCTGCACGGCACCGACGACGTGTTCAGCCCGGTGGACAACGCGGCGATCCTCGCCGACCGCATCCCCGGCGCCGAAGTGCACTACCTGGCCGGGGCCCGGCACGCCTACTTCGAGGAGAAGCGCGCGGAGGCCTCGGGCGCGGTGCTCGGGTTCCTGGCCGCGCACCCGCTCGGCTAG
- a CDS encoding SDR family oxidoreductase has protein sequence MSEMRVAVVTGAGSGVGREIARALLDAGYRVALAGRRLEPLQETAQGSAAALAVPTDVGDPDSVAALFDGVRDEWGRVDLLVNNAGTFGAAGSVGELSSADWQDVVQVNLTGSFLCAQHAFRIMQEQQPRGGRIINNGSISAHSPRPRSVAYTATKHAITGLTKSISLDGRAYDIACGQIDIGNAATEMTSGIATGAAQADGTIRPEPTFDARHVAEAVLYMAGLPLSANVQFLTITATAMPFIGRG, from the coding sequence ATGAGCGAGATGCGAGTAGCGGTGGTGACCGGTGCGGGCTCCGGCGTGGGCCGGGAGATCGCGCGGGCGCTGCTCGACGCCGGGTACCGGGTGGCCTTGGCCGGACGGCGCCTCGAACCGCTGCAGGAGACCGCGCAGGGCTCCGCGGCGGCCCTGGCAGTGCCCACCGACGTCGGTGATCCCGACTCGGTCGCCGCGCTGTTCGACGGCGTGCGCGACGAGTGGGGCCGGGTGGACCTGCTGGTCAACAACGCGGGCACCTTCGGTGCCGCCGGATCCGTCGGTGAGCTTTCCAGCGCCGACTGGCAGGACGTCGTGCAGGTCAACCTGACCGGTTCGTTCCTCTGCGCCCAGCACGCCTTCCGCATCATGCAGGAGCAGCAGCCGCGCGGCGGGCGGATCATCAACAACGGCTCGATCTCCGCCCACAGCCCGCGGCCGCGCAGCGTCGCCTACACCGCGACCAAGCACGCGATCACCGGGCTGACCAAGTCGATCTCGCTGGACGGCCGCGCGTACGACATCGCCTGCGGGCAGATCGACATCGGCAACGCCGCCACCGAGATGACCTCCGGGATCGCCACCGGTGCGGCCCAGGCGGACGGCACGATCCGCCCGGAACCGACCTTCGACGCCCGGCACGTCGCCGAAGCGGTGCTCTACATGGCCGGGCTACCGCTGTCGGCGAACGTCCAGTTCCTGACGATCACCGCCACCGCGATGCCGTTCATCGGCCGCGGCTAG
- a CDS encoding MsnO8 family LLM class oxidoreductase, protein MPVPLSILDLAPISSGSGAADALHNTIDLARRAEQLGYQRYWVAEHHLTPGVASSAPAVLIALIAGATGRIRVGSAAVLLGQHSPLVVAEQFGTIAQLHPDRVDLGLGRSAPNRSGDLARRFAEGTDAPSQVVDGLLIPSKPKGLAKSERLLSRIAEQQRLVGSPAEALDYRTQVGQILQYLTGGFRDSAGEPLHANPAEGADLDVWVLGSSAGESSATAGALGLPFAANYHVSPSTVLESVAAYRRDFIASTRLKRPYVVVSADVVVADSGEAARELAAPYAPWVHSIRAGAGAIPFPSPAEAAAFQWSDQQRELVADRVDTQFVGTPDVVVRGLETLREATGADELVITTITHDHTDRVRSYELLAKAWQAA, encoded by the coding sequence ATGCCCGTCCCGCTCTCGATCCTCGACCTCGCACCGATCTCCTCCGGGAGCGGCGCCGCGGATGCACTGCACAACACCATCGACCTCGCCCGCCGCGCCGAACAGCTCGGCTACCAGCGGTACTGGGTCGCCGAGCACCACCTCACCCCGGGCGTGGCCTCGTCCGCACCAGCGGTGCTGATCGCGCTGATCGCCGGGGCGACCGGCCGGATCCGGGTCGGCTCGGCGGCGGTGCTGCTGGGCCAGCACTCGCCGCTGGTGGTCGCCGAGCAGTTCGGCACCATCGCCCAGCTGCACCCGGACCGGGTGGACCTCGGCCTCGGCCGGTCCGCGCCGAACCGCTCGGGAGACCTGGCGCGCCGCTTCGCCGAGGGCACCGACGCACCCTCGCAGGTCGTGGACGGGCTGCTGATCCCGTCGAAGCCGAAGGGCCTGGCCAAGTCCGAGCGGCTGCTGTCGCGCATCGCCGAGCAGCAGCGGCTGGTCGGAAGCCCGGCGGAGGCGCTGGACTACCGGACGCAGGTCGGCCAGATCCTGCAGTACCTCACCGGTGGTTTCCGCGACAGCGCGGGCGAACCGCTGCACGCCAATCCCGCGGAAGGCGCGGACCTGGACGTGTGGGTCCTCGGTTCCAGCGCCGGGGAGAGCTCGGCGACCGCCGGAGCGCTGGGACTGCCGTTCGCGGCGAACTACCACGTCAGCCCGTCGACGGTGCTGGAATCGGTGGCGGCGTACCGGCGCGACTTCATCGCGTCGACCAGGCTGAAGCGACCGTACGTGGTGGTCTCGGCGGACGTGGTGGTCGCCGATTCCGGGGAGGCCGCCCGCGAATTGGCCGCGCCCTACGCGCCGTGGGTGCACAGCATCCGCGCCGGGGCGGGCGCGATCCCGTTCCCCAGCCCGGCGGAGGCCGCCGCGTTCCAGTGGAGCGACCAGCAGCGTGAACTGGTCGCCGACCGGGTGGACACGCAGTTCGTGGGCACTCCGGACGTCGTGGTGCGCGGCCTGGAGACCCTGCGCGAGGCCACCGGCGCGGACGAGCTGGTGATCACCACGATCACCCACGACCACACCGATCGGGTGCGCTCCTACGAGCTGCTGGCCAAGGCGTGGCAGGCGGCCTAG
- a CDS encoding LLM class flavin-dependent oxidoreductase: protein MAPPELHLAVALDGAGWHPAAWRRPQARPAELFSARYWVDLALEAERGLLDLITFEDALGPQSSRDDGPDDRTDQVRGRLDAGLIAARVAPRTQRIGLVPGVVITHTEPFHISKAVASLDYISNGRAGWQPKVSGLRSEAAHFGRREVHTAELFDEAADHVEVVRRLWDSWEDDAEIRDVATGRFIDRAKLHYIDFAGKWFDVKGPSITPRPPQGQPLVTALATDSAGHRFAARAADVVFTTPHDVEQARLVESRIRAEQAEAGREQDRLHVFGDIAVFLGADAADRKAGLDELDGAEYTSDAPVFTGTAAELADRLQAWSAAGLTGFRLRPGAIPEDLTAITRELVPELQRRGLFRTSYDTGSLRGRLGLPRPASRYATTSGGRP from the coding sequence ATGGCACCACCCGAACTGCACCTCGCGGTAGCTCTCGACGGAGCCGGCTGGCACCCGGCAGCCTGGCGGCGGCCGCAAGCCCGGCCCGCCGAGCTGTTCAGCGCCCGGTACTGGGTCGATCTCGCGCTGGAAGCCGAGCGCGGACTGCTCGACCTCATCACCTTCGAAGACGCCCTGGGCCCGCAGTCCAGCCGCGACGACGGGCCCGACGACCGCACCGACCAGGTGCGCGGACGGCTCGACGCGGGCCTGATCGCCGCGCGCGTGGCGCCGCGGACCCAGCGCATCGGCCTCGTGCCCGGCGTCGTGATCACCCACACCGAGCCGTTCCACATCTCCAAAGCCGTCGCCAGCCTCGACTACATCAGCAACGGACGAGCGGGGTGGCAGCCGAAGGTGTCCGGGCTGCGCAGCGAGGCAGCGCACTTCGGCCGCCGCGAAGTGCACACCGCCGAGCTGTTCGACGAGGCCGCCGACCACGTCGAAGTGGTGCGCAGGCTGTGGGACAGCTGGGAGGACGACGCGGAGATCCGCGACGTGGCGACCGGCCGGTTCATCGACCGCGCCAAGCTGCACTACATCGACTTCGCCGGGAAGTGGTTCGACGTCAAGGGGCCGTCCATCACTCCCCGACCACCGCAGGGACAGCCGCTGGTCACCGCGCTGGCCACCGATTCGGCCGGGCACCGCTTCGCCGCGCGTGCCGCCGACGTCGTGTTCACCACGCCCCACGACGTCGAGCAGGCACGGCTCGTCGAATCCCGCATCCGCGCCGAGCAGGCCGAAGCCGGTCGCGAGCAGGACCGGCTGCACGTCTTCGGCGACATCGCGGTGTTCCTCGGCGCGGACGCGGCTGATCGGAAAGCGGGGCTGGACGAGCTCGACGGCGCGGAGTACACATCGGACGCTCCGGTCTTCACCGGCACCGCAGCCGAGCTCGCCGACCGGTTGCAGGCCTGGTCGGCGGCAGGGCTCACCGGGTTCCGGTTGCGGCCGGGCGCGATCCCGGAGGACCTGACCGCGATCACCCGCGAACTCGTGCCGGAGCTGCAGCGGCGCGGGCTCTTCCGCACCTCCTACGACACCGGTTCGCTGCGCGGGCGGCTCGGACTGCCCCGCCCCGCCAGCCGGTACGCCACGACATCCGGAGGACGTCCGTGA
- the selD gene encoding selenide, water dikinase SelD yields the protein MTGSEPIRLTQYAHGGGCACKIPPGELEAVLGGLPTTVPRPGAQLLVGMDTGDDAAVVRADGGPGIVATTDFFTPVVDDPHDWGRIAAANAMSDVYAMGGTPIVAVNLLGWPREILPFELAAEVLRGGAEVAAAAGCHLGGGHSIDDPEPKYGLAVTGLVDPDRLLRNDTARPGQPLSLTKPLGIGVLNTRHKRTGQRFPQAIEAMTTLNREAAAAALRAGAVCATDVTGFGLLGHLFKMMRASGTSAEIDVAAVPYLDGARDAVRAGFVSGGTRRNLDWVRPHLDAGRAAEEDQLLLADAQTSGGLLVVGEIPGAPVIGRVLPASGAVLALR from the coding sequence ATGACGGGATCGGAGCCGATTCGCCTGACCCAGTACGCGCACGGCGGCGGGTGCGCGTGCAAGATCCCGCCCGGTGAGCTGGAAGCCGTGCTGGGCGGCCTGCCGACCACCGTTCCCCGGCCCGGCGCGCAGCTGCTGGTCGGCATGGACACCGGCGACGACGCGGCGGTCGTGCGCGCCGACGGCGGCCCCGGGATCGTGGCCACCACCGACTTCTTCACCCCCGTTGTCGATGATCCGCACGACTGGGGACGCATCGCGGCGGCCAACGCGATGTCCGATGTGTACGCGATGGGCGGCACCCCGATCGTCGCGGTGAACCTGCTCGGCTGGCCCCGCGAGATCCTGCCGTTCGAACTGGCCGCCGAGGTGCTGCGGGGCGGTGCCGAGGTCGCCGCGGCGGCCGGCTGCCACCTCGGCGGCGGGCACAGCATCGACGACCCGGAGCCCAAGTACGGCCTGGCGGTGACCGGGCTGGTCGATCCGGACCGCTTGCTGCGCAACGACACGGCCCGCCCCGGCCAGCCGCTCTCGTTGACCAAACCGCTGGGCATCGGCGTGCTCAACACGCGGCACAAGCGCACCGGGCAACGCTTTCCGCAAGCGATCGAAGCGATGACGACGCTCAACCGGGAGGCGGCGGCTGCGGCGCTGCGGGCGGGCGCGGTGTGCGCCACCGACGTCACCGGGTTCGGGCTGCTCGGCCACCTGTTCAAGATGATGCGCGCTTCGGGGACCTCCGCTGAGATCGACGTCGCCGCGGTGCCGTACCTCGACGGCGCGCGGGACGCAGTGCGCGCCGGTTTCGTCAGCGGCGGGACGCGGCGGAACCTGGACTGGGTGCGTCCGCACCTGGACGCGGGGCGGGCGGCGGAGGAGGACCAGCTGCTGCTCGCCGACGCGCAGACCTCGGGTGGGCTGCTGGTGGTGGGCGAGATTCCCGGTGCGCCGGTGATCGGCCGGGTGCTGCCCGCGTCCGGTGCCGTGCTCGCGCTGCGCTGA
- a CDS encoding NtaA/DmoA family FMN-dependent monooxygenase (This protein belongs to a clade of FMN-dependent monooxygenases, within a broader family of flavin-dependent oxidoreductases, the luciferase-like monooxygenase (LMM) family, some of whose members use coenzyme F420 rather than FMN.), translating to MSKQIHLAAHFPGVNNTTVWSDPRSLSQIEFSSFEHLARTAERAKFDFLFLAEGLRLREQGGEIYDLDVVGRPDTFTVLAGLAAVTEHLGLAGTINSTFNEPYEVARQFASLDHLSGGRAAWNVVTSWDAFTGENFRRGGFLPEDQRYERAERFLRTAWELFDSWRGDEIVADKEAGVFLTDPLAGSFAHRDAHFDIAGRFNVPRSPQGRPVIFQAGDSDAGREFAASAADAIFTGHGTLQAGKDFYADVKRRLPGHGRSREELLVFPATTVVLGDTDAEAHEHAAHIRRQQVSGQTAIRFLEQLWNRDLSALDPDGPLPDFDPEPGENTIAKGRASVRRHRDPVATARQWRELAEAKQLSIRELIIEVTARQSFIGTASRVAAEMNRFVQEDACDGFILVPHLTPGGLDEFADAVVPLLQERGVYRTEYPGGTLRDNLGLPPLRNPRRSNRNAS from the coding sequence GTGAGCAAGCAGATCCACCTCGCCGCCCACTTCCCCGGGGTCAACAACACCACGGTGTGGAGCGATCCGCGATCGTTGAGCCAGATCGAGTTCTCCTCGTTCGAGCACCTCGCCCGCACCGCCGAGCGCGCCAAGTTCGACTTCCTGTTCCTGGCCGAGGGGTTGCGGCTGCGCGAGCAGGGCGGCGAGATCTACGACCTGGACGTGGTGGGCCGGCCGGACACCTTCACCGTGCTGGCCGGGCTCGCCGCGGTCACCGAGCACCTCGGGCTGGCAGGCACCATCAACTCGACGTTCAACGAGCCCTACGAGGTGGCGCGGCAGTTCGCCAGCCTCGACCACCTCTCCGGCGGCCGGGCCGCCTGGAACGTGGTGACCTCCTGGGACGCGTTCACCGGGGAGAACTTCCGGCGCGGCGGCTTCCTGCCCGAGGACCAGCGCTACGAGCGCGCCGAGCGGTTCCTGCGCACCGCGTGGGAGCTGTTCGACTCCTGGCGCGGTGACGAGATCGTCGCCGACAAGGAGGCCGGCGTCTTCCTCACCGATCCGCTCGCCGGATCGTTCGCGCACCGGGACGCGCACTTCGACATCGCAGGCCGGTTCAACGTGCCGCGCAGCCCGCAGGGCAGGCCGGTGATCTTCCAGGCCGGGGATTCCGACGCCGGGCGGGAGTTCGCCGCCTCCGCCGCCGATGCCATCTTCACCGGGCACGGAACCCTCCAGGCGGGCAAGGACTTCTACGCCGACGTCAAGCGCAGGCTGCCGGGGCACGGCCGGTCGCGCGAGGAACTGCTGGTGTTCCCGGCGACGACGGTGGTGCTCGGCGACACCGACGCGGAAGCCCACGAGCACGCCGCGCACATCCGCCGGCAGCAGGTCAGCGGGCAGACCGCGATCCGGTTCCTGGAGCAGCTCTGGAACCGCGATCTCAGCGCGCTGGATCCCGACGGCCCGCTGCCGGACTTCGACCCGGAGCCGGGCGAGAACACCATCGCGAAGGGCCGCGCCAGCGTGCGCAGGCACCGCGATCCGGTCGCCACCGCACGTCAGTGGCGCGAGCTGGCCGAGGCCAAGCAGCTGTCCATCCGCGAGCTGATCATCGAGGTGACCGCCCGCCAGTCGTTCATCGGCACCGCCTCGCGCGTGGCGGCGGAGATGAACAGGTTCGTGCAGGAGGACGCCTGCGACGGTTTCATCCTCGTCCCGCACCTCACCCCGGGCGGCCTCGACGAGTTCGCGGACGCGGTGGTGCCGCTGCTTCAGGAACGCGGCGTGTACCGCACGGAGTACCCGGGCGGGACGTTGCGCGACAACCTCGGTCTCCCACCGCTGCGGAATCCGCGGCGCAGTAACAGGAACGCCTCATGA
- a CDS encoding siderophore-interacting protein, translating into MAGTQTVQHRPDYRLFPVEVARVQRLGPSFVRVTFSAGCLRGFGAGGDDQRIKLVLPQPGRTLADFPDGPDWYQQWLAQPDEIRPTLRTYTVRAFRPDTAELDVDFVLHGSAEGHGGPASNWASTARPGQQIGLLGPDRPGRGRPWGCEWAPPESASHLVLAGDETAVPAVASIVESLPPCARGVVCLEVPEELDRQDWQVPAGVEVRWFSRCAGAPHGKLLEEGVAAALAELHPRSASGTAQLDDIDVDTEPLWEVPTENTSPSRLYGWLAGEAGVIKRLRRMLVSDYGVPKHSVAFMGYWREGRS; encoded by the coding sequence ATGGCAGGTACGCAGACCGTCCAGCACCGGCCGGACTACCGGCTGTTCCCGGTCGAGGTGGCGCGGGTCCAGCGGCTCGGGCCCAGCTTCGTCCGGGTCACCTTCAGCGCCGGGTGCCTGCGCGGCTTCGGCGCCGGTGGCGACGACCAGCGGATCAAGCTGGTGCTGCCGCAGCCCGGCCGCACCCTCGCGGACTTCCCGGACGGCCCGGACTGGTACCAGCAGTGGCTGGCGCAGCCCGACGAGATCCGCCCCACGCTGCGCACCTACACCGTCCGCGCGTTCCGCCCGGACACCGCCGAGCTCGACGTCGACTTCGTGCTGCACGGCAGCGCCGAGGGCCACGGCGGGCCCGCCTCCAACTGGGCCTCCACCGCCCGCCCCGGTCAGCAGATCGGGCTGCTCGGCCCCGACCGCCCCGGCCGCGGGCGTCCGTGGGGCTGCGAGTGGGCGCCCCCGGAATCGGCCAGCCACCTCGTGCTGGCCGGTGACGAGACGGCCGTGCCCGCCGTCGCCTCCATCGTCGAGAGCCTGCCGCCGTGCGCTCGCGGTGTGGTCTGCCTCGAGGTGCCCGAAGAGCTCGACCGCCAAGACTGGCAGGTGCCCGCAGGGGTCGAGGTGCGGTGGTTCTCCCGCTGCGCGGGCGCGCCGCACGGCAAGCTGCTGGAAGAAGGCGTCGCCGCCGCGCTCGCCGAGCTGCACCCGCGATCGGCCTCCGGCACAGCCCAGCTCGACGACATCGACGTGGACACCGAGCCGCTGTGGGAGGTGCCGACCGAGAACACCTCGCCGAGCCGCCTCTACGGCTGGCTGGCCGGCGAGGCAGGCGTGATCAAGCGGCTGCGCCGCATGCTGGTCAGCGATTACGGCGTCCCGAAGCACTCCGTGGCGTTCATGGGCTACTGGCGCGAAGGCCGCAGCTGA
- a CDS encoding M14 family metallopeptidase, giving the protein MFSSRRTAVTIAAAACLLLPVAQAGVSAATDDPAAAPVTAARGTAVYTVPDTDSRSRTAINSSGAQVLSVTGNTATVEATPEQAERLRADGFVLQAQQDVVSALQKLNLDREAGPGTTAFPPNDQGYHDFAEVNQVLDKAVADHGDIAAKSSVGKSFEGRDIPILKISGNVAADEAEPEVLFSCNQHAREHLTTEMCLRIINRFTDGYATDPAIKEVVDSREIWIVPVSNPDGSIYDVASGRYQGWRKNRQGSGTDTNRNWGYKWGCCGGSSGNPTSDTYRGTAPFSAPEPSALARFVDSRVVGGAQQIKAHIDFHTFSELVLWPYGYTYNDVAEGMTRAEYDRFARIGTEMARTNGYTPQQSSDLYVTDGSVNDWMWGKHKILSFTFEMYPSSGGIDGFYPPDEVIERETQRNDAAVDILLREAGA; this is encoded by the coding sequence ATGTTCAGTTCACGGCGCACCGCAGTGACGATTGCGGCCGCTGCTTGCCTCCTGCTGCCCGTCGCCCAAGCCGGTGTTTCGGCCGCGACCGATGATCCGGCGGCTGCTCCGGTCACCGCTGCGCGCGGCACTGCGGTCTACACCGTGCCGGACACCGACAGCCGCAGCAGGACCGCGATCAACAGCAGTGGCGCGCAGGTCCTGTCCGTCACCGGGAACACGGCGACCGTCGAGGCCACCCCGGAGCAGGCCGAGCGGCTGCGCGCCGACGGGTTCGTGCTGCAGGCGCAGCAGGACGTCGTCAGCGCTCTCCAGAAGCTCAACCTCGACCGGGAGGCCGGCCCGGGCACGACCGCCTTCCCGCCGAATGACCAGGGGTACCACGACTTCGCCGAGGTCAACCAGGTCCTCGACAAGGCCGTCGCCGACCACGGTGACATCGCCGCGAAGTCCAGCGTCGGCAAGTCCTTCGAAGGCCGCGACATCCCGATCCTGAAGATCAGCGGGAACGTCGCGGCGGACGAGGCCGAGCCGGAGGTGCTGTTCAGCTGCAACCAGCACGCGCGGGAGCACCTGACCACCGAGATGTGCCTGCGCATCATCAACCGGTTCACCGACGGCTACGCGACCGACCCGGCCATCAAGGAGGTCGTCGACAGCCGCGAGATCTGGATCGTGCCGGTCTCCAACCCGGACGGCTCGATCTACGACGTCGCTTCCGGCCGGTACCAGGGCTGGCGGAAGAACCGGCAGGGCAGCGGCACCGACACCAACCGCAACTGGGGCTACAAGTGGGGCTGCTGCGGCGGTTCCAGCGGCAACCCGACTTCCGACACCTACCGCGGCACCGCGCCGTTCTCGGCACCGGAGCCCAGCGCGCTGGCTCGGTTCGTCGACTCCCGCGTGGTCGGCGGTGCGCAGCAGATCAAGGCGCACATCGACTTCCACACCTTCTCGGAACTGGTCCTGTGGCCCTACGGCTACACCTACAACGACGTGGCCGAGGGCATGACCAGGGCGGAGTACGACCGGTTCGCCCGGATCGGCACCGAGATGGCCCGCACCAACGGCTACACCCCGCAGCAGTCCAGCGACCTCTACGTCACCGACGGCAGCGTCAACGACTGGATGTGGGGCAAGCACAAGATCCTGTCCTTCACCTTCGAGATGTACCCCTCCAGCGGCGGCATCGACGGCTTCTACCCGCCCGACGAGGTGATCGAGCGGGAGACCCAGCGCAACGACGCGGCAGTCGACATCCTGCTGCGCGAAGCCGGGGCCTGA
- a CDS encoding sigma-70 family RNA polymerase sigma factor: protein MGATMVLEDFATATDPYRRELLAHCYRMLGSLHDAEDLVQETYLRAWRAYDRFEGRSSLRTWLYKIATTACLTALENRKRRPLPTGLGGPSEMPGDELVERPEIPWLEPIPDSALVDDPTDPASVVSARETTRLAFVAALQHLPARQRAVLVLREVFRWKAAEVAEVLGTSTAAVNSILQRARAQLAEVRPSQDDRPAPLSTTQQQLLERYVAAFEAKDITAIVQLFTAEAIWEMPPFTTWVRGPEQIGRLIELNCPAGPDDMRLLATRANGQAAFGVYLRGADGVFRPFQLQVLELEDNAVGHAVAFFDLSLFPAFGLPATYPEPRG from the coding sequence TTGGGCGCCACGATGGTCCTCGAAGATTTCGCCACCGCGACCGACCCGTACCGGCGGGAGCTGCTGGCGCACTGCTACCGGATGCTCGGCTCGCTGCACGACGCGGAAGACCTGGTGCAGGAGACCTACCTGCGCGCCTGGCGGGCCTACGACCGGTTCGAAGGACGCAGCTCGCTGCGCACCTGGCTGTACAAGATCGCCACGACCGCCTGCCTCACCGCGCTGGAGAACCGCAAGCGCCGCCCGCTGCCGACCGGCCTCGGCGGGCCCAGCGAGATGCCCGGCGACGAGCTGGTCGAGCGGCCCGAGATCCCGTGGCTGGAGCCGATCCCGGACTCGGCCCTGGTGGACGACCCGACCGATCCGGCCTCGGTCGTCAGCGCCCGGGAGACCACCAGGCTGGCCTTCGTCGCCGCTCTCCAGCACCTGCCCGCCCGGCAGCGCGCGGTGCTGGTCCTGCGCGAGGTGTTCAGGTGGAAGGCCGCCGAGGTCGCCGAAGTGCTCGGCACCAGCACGGCAGCGGTCAACAGCATCCTGCAGCGCGCCCGCGCGCAGCTCGCCGAGGTCAGACCCTCGCAGGACGACCGGCCCGCCCCGCTGAGCACCACACAGCAGCAGCTGCTGGAGCGCTACGTCGCCGCGTTCGAGGCCAAGGACATCACCGCCATCGTGCAGCTGTTCACCGCCGAAGCGATCTGGGAGATGCCGCCGTTCACCACCTGGGTGCGCGGCCCGGAGCAGATCGGCCGGCTGATCGAGCTCAACTGCCCGGCGGGGCCGGACGACATGCGGCTGCTGGCCACCCGGGCCAACGGCCAGGCCGCGTTCGGGGTCTACCTGCGCGGGGCCGACGGGGTCTTCCGGCCGTTCCAGCTGCAGGTGCTGGAGTTGGAGGACAACGCCGTCGGACACGCGGTGGCCTTCTTCGACCTCAGCCTCTTCCCCGCCTTCGGCCTGCCCGCCACCTACCCGGAACCGCGCGGCTAG